A window of Laspinema palackyanum D2c genomic DNA:
CAACCCGACCCTGGGCAAGATTACCCAGTGATTGCTCTGAACCCATTTTTATGGTCTTTAAACCAGGTTCAATTCTTTTAAAGCCGGTAAAAAGTTAGCATTTTCATGACTGGACCGACTTAATTTAATTAAAGCAAACCGCTCGATCGGCTCTAATTTAGCCCATTGTTCTAACGTTAAAGTCATTTCAAACTGCTGGGCTTTATTTTGCACCCCGTCGGGTATTTCTGCCTCATTCATCCAAGGGGGGTTCTCCTCTACCGCTAAATCTTTGGCCGATTCTCCAGTCCGTTCTAAAACCAAAGCTTGCAAAAATTCCCGATACTGGGTAATTTCTTCGGGACTCTGACAAGGGTTCTGGATCAGAGATTCTCGGTCCTGTTTGTTAAACTGATTCCAGTGATTCAGTTTGAGTTTAATGCCACAAGTATCTAATTTCAATCTAACTTGCATGGGAATGCAATGGAGAGATTCGACGAAATCTGCTTCAAATTTAAAAAACCGAGTCATAAGCCTTACCTTTGGAATCTCCGAGTAATTTTTTG
This region includes:
- a CDS encoding nitrate reductase associated protein; translation: MTRFFKFEADFVESLHCIPMQVRLKLDTCGIKLKLNHWNQFNKQDRESLIQNPCQSPEEITQYREFLQALVLERTGESAKDLAVEENPPWMNEAEIPDGVQNKAQQFEMTLTLEQWAKLEPIERFALIKLSRSSHENANFLPALKELNLV